A region of Arabidopsis thaliana chromosome 5, partial sequence DNA encodes the following proteins:
- the MYB28 gene encoding myb domain protein 28 (myb domain protein 28 (MYB28); CONTAINS InterPro DOMAIN/s: SANT, DNA-binding (InterPro:IPR001005), Homeodomain-like (InterPro:IPR009057), Myb, DNA-binding (InterPro:IPR014778), HTH transcriptional regulator, Myb-type, DNA-binding (InterPro:IPR017930), Homeodomain-related (InterPro:IPR012287), Myb transcription factor (InterPro:IPR015495); BEST Arabidopsis thaliana protein match is: myb domain protein 76 (TAIR:AT5G07700.1); Has 5906 Blast hits to 5134 proteins in 359 species: Archae - 0; Bacteria - 112; Metazoa - 464; Fungi - 135; Plants - 4393; Viruses - 3; Other Eukaryotes - 799 (source: NCBI BLink).), whose protein sequence is MLHASRGNKWSVIARHLPRRTDNEIKNYWNTHLKKRLMEQGIDPVTHKPLASSSNPTVDENLNSPNASSSDKQYSRSSSMPFLSRPPPSSCNMVSKVSELSSNDGTPIQGSSLSCKKRFKKSSSTSRLLNKVAAKATSIKDILSASMEGSLSATTISHASFFNGFTEQIRNEEDSSNTSLTNTLAEFDPFSPSSLYPEHEINATSDLNMDQDYDFSQFFEKFGGDNHNEENSMNDLLMSDVSQEVSSTSVDDQDNMVGNFEGWSNYLLDHTNFMYDTDSDSLEKHFI, encoded by the exons ATGCTTCATGCTTCTCGTGGCAACAA gTGGTCGGTCATAGCGAGACATTTACCTAGAAGAACAGACAACGAGATCAAGAACTACTGGAACACGCATCTCAAAAAACGTTTGATGGAACAGGGTATTGATCCCGTGACTCACAAGCCACTGGCTTCTAGTTCCAACCCTACGGTCGATGAGAATTTGAATTCCCCAAATGCCTCTAGTTCCGACAAGCAATACTCCCGATCGAGCTCAATGCCTTTTCTGTCTCGTCCTCCTCCATCCAGTTGCAACATGGTTTCCAAGGTCTCCGAGCTTAGCAGCAATGATGGGACACCGATTCAAGGCAGTTCCTTGAGTTGCAAGAAACGTTTCAAGAAATCAAGTTCTACATCAAGGCTCTTGAACAAAGTTGCGGCTAAGGCCACTTCCATCAAAGATATATTGTCGGCTTCCATGGAAGGTAGCTTGAGTGCTACTACAATATCACATGCAAGCTTTTTTAATGGCTTCACTGAGCAGATTCGCAATGAAGAGGATAGTTCTAACACATCCCTGACAAATACTCTTGCTGAATTTGATCCCTTCTCCCCATCATCGTTGTACCCCGAACATGAGATCAATGCTACTTCTGATCTCAACATGGACCAAGATTACGatttttcacaatttttcGAAAAATTCGGAGGAGATAACCACAATGAGGAGAACAGTATGAATGATCTCCTTATGTCCGATGTTTCCCAAGAAGTCTCATCAACTAGCGTTGATGATCAAGACAATATGGTAGGAAACTTCGAGGGATGGTCAAATTATCTTCTTGACCATACCAATTTTATGTATGACACCGACTCAGACTCGCTTGAAAAGCATTTCATATGA
- the RPE gene encoding D-ribulose-5-phosphate-3-epimerase (D-ribulose-5-phosphate-3-epimerase (RPE); FUNCTIONS IN: ribulose-phosphate 3-epimerase activity, catalytic activity; INVOLVED IN: response to cold, carbohydrate metabolic process, response to nematode, embryo development ending in seed dormancy; LOCATED IN: in 6 components; EXPRESSED IN: 25 plant structures; EXPRESSED DURING: 17 growth stages; CONTAINS InterPro DOMAIN/s: Aldolase-type TIM barrel (InterPro:IPR013785), Ribulose-phosphate 3-epimerase (InterPro:IPR000056), Ribulose-phosphate binding barrel (InterPro:IPR011060); BEST Arabidopsis thaliana protein match is: Aldolase-type TIM barrel family protein (TAIR:AT3G01850.2); Has 9137 Blast hits to 9136 proteins in 2615 species: Archae - 52; Bacteria - 5574; Metazoa - 174; Fungi - 138; Plants - 190; Viruses - 0; Other Eukaryotes - 3009 (source: NCBI BLink).), translating into MSTSAASLCCSSTQVNGFGLRPERSLLYQPTSFSFSRRRTHGIVKASSRVDRFSKSDIIVSPSILSANFAKLGEQVKAVELAGCDWIHVDVMDGRFVPNITIGPLVVDALRPVTDLPLDVHLMIVEPEQRVPDFIKAGADIVSVHCEQQSTIHLHRTVNQIKSLGAKAGVVLNPGTPLSAIEYVLDMVDLVLIMSVNPGFGGQSFIESQVKKISDLRKMCAEKGVNPWIEVDGGVTPANAYKVIEAGANALVAGSAVFGAKDYAEAIKGIKASKRPAAVAV; encoded by the exons ATGTCAACCTCCGCCGCTTCCTTGTGTTGTTCATCAACCCAGGTCAATGGGTTTGGTCTTAGGCCTGAAAGGTCGCTTCTTTACCAACCcacttccttttctttctccag AAGGAGAACTCATGGAATTGTCAAGGCCTCATCTCGGGTTGATAGGTTTTCGAAAAGTGATATCATTGTTTCTCCCTCTATTCTCTCGGCTAATTTCGCCAAATTAGGCGAGCAG GTAAAAGCAGTGGAGTTGGCAGGTTGTGATTGGATTCATGTTGATGTCATGGACGGTCGTTTTGTTCCCAACATTACTATCGGACCTCTCGTGGTTGATGCTTTGCGCCCTGTGACAGATCTTCCTTTGGATGTTCATCTG ATGATAGTGGAACCCGAGCAGAGAGTACCGGATTTCATCAAAGCAGGTGCAGATATTGTCAGTGTACATTGTGAACAGCAATCCACCATCCATTTGCATCGTACCGTCAATCAA ATAAAAAGCTTAGGGGCTAAAGCTGGAGTTGTTCTAAACCCTGGAACCCCATTGAGTGCAATAGAATATGTCTTGGata TGGTGGATCTGGTCTTGATCATGTCGGTCAACCCTGGTTTTGGTGGACAGAGCTTTATTGAAAGCCAAGTAAAGAAAATCTCGGACTTGAGGAAAATGTGTGCAGAGAAG gGAGTAAACCCATGGATTGAAGTTGATGGTGGTGTCACTCCAGCGAATGCGTACAAG GTTATTGAGGCTGGAGCAAATGCTCTAGTGGCTGGATCAGCTGTATTTGGAGCTAAGGACTACGCAGAAG CTATAAAAGGAATTAAGGCCAGCAAACGACCAGCAGCTGTAGCTGTGTAA
- a CDS encoding uncharacterized protein (unknown protein; FUNCTIONS IN: molecular_function unknown; INVOLVED IN: biological_process unknown; LOCATED IN: cellular_component unknown; BEST Arabidopsis thaliana protein match is: unknown protein (TAIR:AT4G33145.1); Has 30201 Blast hits to 17322 proteins in 780 species: Archae - 12; Bacteria - 1396; Metazoa - 17338; Fungi - 3422; Plants - 5037; Viruses - 0; Other Eukaryotes - 2996 (source: NCBI BLink).) has product MSGKRSNVGGGKSGGAGGKSGGGGQSSGGGKSGGGGAGAGNMVAPGTNGGAYISRGGFESNPQGYFSNLHGSGQSKK; this is encoded by the coding sequence ATGAGTGGAAAACGCAGCAATGTCGGTGGAGGAAAGAGCGGTGGCGCTGGAGGTAAGAGTGGTGGTGGCGGACAAAGCAGTGGCGGAGGAAAaagcggcggcggaggagcAGGAGCAGGTAATATGGTAGCACCAGGGACAAATGGGGGTGCTTACATCTCAAGAGGTGGATTCGAGAGTAACCCTCAAGGTTACTTTAGTAACTTGCATGGCAGTGGACAAAGCAAGAAGTGA
- a CDS encoding Polynucleotidyl transferase, ribonuclease H-like superfamily protein (Polynucleotidyl transferase, ribonuclease H-like superfamily protein; FUNCTIONS IN: exonuclease activity, nucleic acid binding; INVOLVED IN: biological_process unknown; LOCATED IN: intracellular; CONTAINS InterPro DOMAIN/s: Exonuclease (InterPro:IPR006055), Polynucleotidyl transferase, ribonuclease H fold (InterPro:IPR012337), Exonuclease, RNase T/DNA polymerase III (InterPro:IPR013520); BEST Arabidopsis thaliana protein match is: Polynucleotidyl transferase, ribonuclease H-like superfamily protein (TAIR:AT5G07710.1); Has 35333 Blast hits to 34131 proteins in 2444 species: Archae - 798; Bacteria - 22429; Metazoa - 974; Fungi - 991; Plants - 531; Viruses - 0; Other Eukaryotes - 9610 (source: NCBI BLink).) — MLTMVGLTPAEDRSEIAFFDVETTIPFRVGQGYAILEFGSILVCPKKLVELKNYSVLVRPANLNLITPRSVKCNGIKREDVESALTFADIADTVYDILHGRIWAGHNILKFDCPRIREAFAEIGRDPPEPKGTIDSLALLTQRFGRRAGDMKMATLATYFGLGNQTHRSLDDVRMNFEVLKYCATVLFLESSLPDELIENSVTTTTPETSSRRRRTIKKSPLQSPTDQQTGENMTTIPILSFVSSAEAQTDPFDMSTLRNEIAPEVLQSDVPMEEEQNQQSETVASEGTGDQEGFMELDKISVSSIRATHVPLYDGSQTMKLQLFLGDRPLQLHCPRLKVRFGINGKFMDKAGRRRLNFVIDLYPSLCNVLQECDSAAQTISVDSGSGSDWNPLVIPMKGFLNCPTARIHIPTELNGDIDRYAAEIHQKEFSGATATQKLISSNPKAEEIESLLNPRTVLDAFLSLEPYDYQQRAGIRLVARKLVIH; from the exons ATGTTAACAATGGTTGGTCTAACTCCAGCTGAGGATCGTTCAGAGATTGCCTTTTTCGACGTCGAGACGACAATTCCGTTCCGAGTTGGTCAGGGGTACGCGATTCTGGAGTTTGGATCGATTCTGGTTTGCCCCAAGAAGCTTGTGGAGCTGAAAAACTACTCTGTTCTGGTTCGTCCTGCTAATCTCAACCTCATCACGCCTCGGTCCGTGAAGTGCAACGGCATCAAACGCGAAGACGTCGAATCAGCTCTTACCTTTGCAGATATCGCCGACACCGTCTACGATATTCTCCATG GAAGGATATGGGCAGGTCATAACATATTGAAGTTCGATTGTCCAAGGATAAGAGAAGCATTTGCTGAGATTGGACGAGATCCACCAGAGCCAAAGGGCACCATTGACTCCTTGGCTTTGCTTACTCAAAGGTTTGGGAGAAGAGCTGGTGATATGAAG ATGGCGACTTTGGCTACATACTTTGGACTTGGAAACCAGACGCATAg GAGTCTGGACGATGTAAGGATGAACTTCGAGGTTCTCAAGTATTGTGCCACTGTTTTGTTCTTG GAGTCAAGTCTTCCAGATGAACTTATAGAGAACTCGGTTACTACTACTACTCCTGAAACTAGTTCAAGAAGGCGTAGGACTATAAAAAAATCTCCTCTGCAATCTCCCACTGATCAGCAGACAGGAGAGAACATGACAACTATACctattttatcatttgtttcaTCCGCAGAAGCTCAAACGGATCCATTTGATATGAGCACTTTGAGGAACGAAATAGCCCCTGAAGTTCTTCAATCAGATGTTCccatggaagaagaacaaaatcagCAGTCTGAGACTGTTGCCTCTGAAGGTACCGGTGACCAGGAAGGATTCATGGAGCTAGATAAAATATCTGTTTCAAGTATCAGAGCAACTCATGTCCCGCTATATGACGGGAGCCAAACAATGAAGCTGCAACTCTTCCTTGGGGACAGACCCCTTCAGCTCCATTGTCCTCGTCTGAAAGTACGGTTTGGAATCAATGGGAAATTTATGGATAAAGCTGGAAGACGGAGGTTGAACTTTGTAATTGATCTGTATCCAAGTCTCTGCAACGTACTTCAAGAATGCGACAGTGCTGCACAGACAATATCTGTTGATTCAGGCAGTGGTTCTGACTGGAACCCTCTAGTCATTCCAATGAAAGGATTTCTGAACTGTCCCACTGCAAGGATACA TATACCCACAGAGTTAAATGGAGATATAGATCGGTACGCAGCTGAGATACACCAGAAAGAGTTCTCTGGAGCTACTGCTACTCAGAAACTCATTTCTAGCAACCCCAAGGCTGAAGAGATTGAGTCTTTGTTGAATCCGAGAACTGTTCTTGACGCTTTCTTGTCTCTGGAGCCATATGATTATCAGCAGAGAGCCGGAATCCGTCTAGTTGCTAGAAAGCTTGTTATACATTAG
- a CDS encoding Pentatricopeptide repeat (PPR) superfamily protein (Pentatricopeptide repeat (PPR) superfamily protein; CONTAINS InterPro DOMAIN/s: Pentatricopeptide repeat (InterPro:IPR002885); BEST Arabidopsis thaliana protein match is: Tetratricopeptide repeat (TPR)-like superfamily protein (TAIR:AT2G02150.1); Has 1807 Blast hits to 1807 proteins in 277 species: Archae - 0; Bacteria - 0; Metazoa - 736; Fungi - 347; Plants - 385; Viruses - 0; Other Eukaryotes - 339 (source: NCBI BLink).) has product MLKLLLPQHRTSVYLFKFQFFNFRFLSQSPSLSNSASSFSSSSLAEAILKCRSAEEAFKLFETSSRSRVSKSNDLQSFSAVIHVLTGAHKYTLARCLIKSLIERLKRHSEPSNMSHRLFNALEDIQSPKFSIGVFSLLIMEFLEMGLFEEALWVSREMKCSPDSKACLSILNGLVRRRRFDSVWVDYQLMISRGLVPDVHIYFVLFQCCFKQGLYSKKEKLLDEMTSLGIKPNVYIYTIYILDLCRDNKMEEAEKMFELMKKHGVLPNLYTYSAMIDGYCKTGNVRQAYGLYKEILVAELLPNVVVFGTLVDGFCKARELVTARSLFVHMVKFGVDPNLYVYNCLIHGHCKSGNMLEAVGLLSEMESLNLSPDVFTYTILINGLCIEDQVAEANRLFQKMKNERIFPSSATYNSLIHGYCKEYNMEQALDLCSEMTASGVEPNIITFSTLIDGYCNVRDIKAAMGLYFEMTIKGIVPDVVTYTALIDAHFKEANMKEALRLYSDMLEAGIHPNDHTFACLVDGFWKEGRLSVAIDFYQENNQQRSCWNHVGFTCLIEGLCQNGYILRASRFFSDMRSCGITPDICSYVSMLKGHLQEKRITDTMMLQCDMIKTGILPNLLVNQLLARFYQANGYVKSACFLTNSSRLKTVSNSC; this is encoded by the coding sequence ATGTTGAAGCTTCTGCTTCCCCAACATAGAACATCAGTTTACTTGttcaagtttcaatttttcaacTTTAGATTCTTATCTCAATCTCCTTCTCTGTCAAATTCggcatcttctttctcttcttcgagTCTGGCTGAAGCAATACTGAAATGCAGATCAGCGGAAGAAGCGTTCAAGCTGTTCGAAACGTCTTCGAGATCTCGAGTCTCCAAGTCAAACGATCTTCAATCTTTTTCGGCAGTGATTCATGTTTTAACCGGAGCTCACAAGTATACGCTCGCCAGATGTTTGATAAAAAGCCTCATAGAACGTCTGAAACGCCACAGTGAGCCGAGTAACATGTCTCATAGACTTTTCAATGCTCTGGAAGATATTCAGAGTCCAAAATTCAGTATCGGAGTGTTTAGTCTATTGATTATGGAGTTTCTGGAGATGGGTTTGTTTGAAGAAGCTCTTTGGGTGAGTCGAGAGATGAAATGTTCACCGGATTCAAAAGCTTGTCTTTCGATTTTGAATGGCTTGGTTAGAAGGAGACGGTTTGATTCAGTTTGGGTTGATTACCAACTTATGATCTCTCGTGGGTTGGTCCCTGATGTCCAcatttactttgttttgtttcaatgcTGTTTCAAGCAAGGTCTTTACtccaagaaagagaaactTCTTGATGAAATGACGTCGTTAGGGATCAAGCCGAATGTTTATATCTATACCATATATATCCTTGATCTCTGTAGGGATAATAAGATGGAGGAAGCGGAGAAAATGTTcgagttgatgaagaaacatgGTGTTCTTCCAAACTTGTATACTTACAGTGCAATGATTGATGGTTACTGCAAGACCGGTAACGTGAGACAAGCTTACGGATTGTATAAGGAGATTCTTGTTGCTGAATTGCTGccaaatgttgttgttttcggTACATTGGTCGATGGATTTTGCAAAGCTCGCGAATTGGTAACTGCGAGGAGCCTTTTCGTGCATATGGTGAAGTTTGGGGTTGatcctaatttatatgtttataactGTTTAATTCATGGACATTGCAAATCAGGGAACATGTTGGAAGCAGTGGGATTACTTTCTGAGATggaaagtttgaatctttcgCCTGATGTATTCACTTACACTATACTTATCAACGGGCTATGTATTGAAGATCAGGTAGCAGAAGCAAATCGATTATttcagaagatgaagaatgaGAGAATTTTTCCGAGCTCTGCGACTTACAACTCGCTGATTCATGGGTATTGTAAAGAATACAATATGGAGCAAGCTCTGGATTTGTGCTCTGAGATGACAGCAAGTGGTGTAGAACCCAACATCATAACCTTTTCTACTTTGATCGATGGTTACTGCAATGTGAGAGACATAAAAGCTGCAATGGGCTTGTACTTCGAGATGACCATCAAAGGTATAGTTCCTGATGTTGTGACCTACACAGCTTTGATTGATGCACATTTCAAGGAGGCCAACATGAAAGAAGCACTCAGGCTGTATAGTGACATGCTAGAGGCAGGAATCCACCCCAATGATCACACGTTCGCTTGCCTAGTAGATGGATTCTGGAAAGAAGGACGACTCTCTGTTGCCATCGATTTTtatcaagaaaacaatcaaCAGAGGAGCTGTTGGAATCATGTGGGGTTTACATGCTTGATTGAAGGGTTGTGTCAGAACGGCTACATTCTTAGAGCTAGCAGATTCTTCTCAGACATGAGATCCTGCGGGATAACCCCTGACATATGCAGTTACGTTTCAATGTTAAAGGGCCACCTCCAAGAAAAGCGTATTACTGATACAATGATGTTGCAGTGTGACATGATCAAAACTGGGATATTGCCAAACCTTTTGGTGAATCAATTGCTAGCCAGGTTTTACCAAGCGAATGGATATGTAAAATCAGCTTGTTTTTTGACCAATTCAAGTCGTTTGAAAACTGTCAGCAATTCCTGTTAG
- the MYB28 gene encoding myb domain protein 28 (myb domain protein 28 (MYB28); CONTAINS InterPro DOMAIN/s: SANT, DNA-binding (InterPro:IPR001005), Homeodomain-like (InterPro:IPR009057), Myb, DNA-binding (InterPro:IPR014778), HTH transcriptional regulator, Myb-type, DNA-binding (InterPro:IPR017930), Homeodomain-related (InterPro:IPR012287), Myb transcription factor (InterPro:IPR015495); BEST Arabidopsis thaliana protein match is: myb domain protein 29 (TAIR:AT5G07690.1); Has 1807 Blast hits to 1807 proteins in 277 species: Archae - 0; Bacteria - 0; Metazoa - 736; Fungi - 347; Plants - 385; Viruses - 0; Other Eukaryotes - 339 (source: NCBI BLink).), translated as MSRKPCCVGEGLKKGAWTTEEDKKLISYIHDHGEGGWRDIPQKAGLKRCGKSCRLRWTNYLKPEIKRGEFSSEEEQIIIMLHASRGNKWSVIARHLPRRTDNEIKNYWNTHLKKRLMEQGIDPVTHKPLASSSNPTVDENLNSPNASSSDKQYSRSSSMPFLSRPPPSSCNMVSKVSELSSNDGTPIQGSSLSCKKRFKKSSSTSRLLNKVAAKATSIKDILSASMEGSLSATTISHASFFNGFTEQIRNEEDSSNTSLTNTLAEFDPFSPSSLYPEHEINATSDLNMDQDYDFSQFFEKFGGDNHNEENSMNDLLMSDVSQEVSSTSVDDQDNMVGNFEGWSNYLLDHTNFMYDTDSDSLEKHFI; from the exons ATGTCAAGAAAGCCATGTTGCGTCGGAGAAGGCTTGAAGAAAGGAGCATGGACCACCGAGGAGGACAAGAAACTCATCTCTTACATCCACGACCACGGCGAGGGAGGCTGGCGCGACATTCCCCAAAAAGCTG GGTTGAAACGGTGTGGAAAGAGTTGTAGACTGCGATGGACCAACTACCTTAAACCTGAGATCAAAAGAGGCGAGTTTAGTTCAGAGGAAGAGCAGATTATCATCATGCTTCATGCTTCTCGTGGCAACAA gTGGTCGGTCATAGCGAGACATTTACCTAGAAGAACAGACAACGAGATCAAGAACTACTGGAACACGCATCTCAAAAAACGTTTGATGGAACAGGGTATTGATCCCGTGACTCACAAGCCACTGGCTTCTAGTTCCAACCCTACGGTCGATGAGAATTTGAATTCCCCAAATGCCTCTAGTTCCGACAAGCAATACTCCCGATCGAGCTCAATGCCTTTTCTGTCTCGTCCTCCTCCATCCAGTTGCAACATGGTTTCCAAGGTCTCCGAGCTTAGCAGCAATGATGGGACACCGATTCAAGGCAGTTCCTTGAGTTGCAAGAAACGTTTCAAGAAATCAAGTTCTACATCAAGGCTCTTGAACAAAGTTGCGGCTAAGGCCACTTCCATCAAAGATATATTGTCGGCTTCCATGGAAGGTAGCTTGAGTGCTACTACAATATCACATGCAAGCTTTTTTAATGGCTTCACTGAGCAGATTCGCAATGAAGAGGATAGTTCTAACACATCCCTGACAAATACTCTTGCTGAATTTGATCCCTTCTCCCCATCATCGTTGTACCCCGAACATGAGATCAATGCTACTTCTGATCTCAACATGGACCAAGATTACGatttttcacaatttttcGAAAAATTCGGAGGAGATAACCACAATGAGGAGAACAGTATGAATGATCTCCTTATGTCCGATGTTTCCCAAGAAGTCTCATCAACTAGCGTTGATGATCAAGACAATATGGTAGGAAACTTCGAGGGATGGTCAAATTATCTTCTTGACCATACCAATTTTATGTATGACACCGACTCAGACTCGCTTGAAAAGCATTTCATATGA